One window of the Pyrus communis chromosome 17, drPyrComm1.1, whole genome shotgun sequence genome contains the following:
- the LOC137723691 gene encoding leucine-rich repeat receptor protein kinase HPCA1-like, with translation MRLLLLFLAFCFSGIHVISSSTHQDDANALQSLRQIWSNVPPSWDKSNDPCGERWEGITCSGSRVTALGLSGMNVEGKIEGDIAGLSELRFLDLSFNKRLTGSLSPRLGDLSNLNNLILAGCSFSGTIPSELGKLGELTFLALNTNNFTGSIPASLGNLSNLYWLDLADNQLTGPLPVSSSTTPGLDQLFKAQHFHLNQNQLSGTIPPTLFSSKMILIHVLFDGNRFTGTIPSTIFSVQTLEVLRLDRNALTGPVSSSISNLINLSELNFAVNNLNGSLPDLTGLNALHYVDFSNNSFDPSEAPLWISTLPSVTTIVLENVALQGTVPERMFSKPSLQQVKLKNNAFNGTFNMGDNISPQLTLVDLRNNKIEKITLGYEYKNTLILVGNPLCNESSSSSFCQPPQSNTKPYATSTDCPSINCPGGQQPSPQSCQCGYPYEGTLDFRAPSFGELTNMTLFQSLETSLWLHLNLTPHSVSLNNPFFNTDDHLQIDVALFPPTGTYFNRSEIIRIGFDMSNQIYKPPHGFGPFIFIAAQYNFPDTHTRSMSTGVIVGISVSCLILVVGLVVVGIYAIRQKKRAERAIGLSRPFASWVPSGNDSGGAPQLKGARWFSYDELKKCTNNFSDSNEIGSGGYGKVYRGMLSDGQVIAIKRAQQGSMQGGLEFKTEIELLSRVHHKNVVGLWGFCFEQGEQMLVYEFMPNGTLRESLSGRSGIHLDWKRRLRITLGSARGLAYLHELANPPIIHRDVKSTNILLDEHLTAKVADFGLSKLVNDSGKGHVSTQVKGTMGYLDPEYYMTQQLTEKSDVYSFGVVMLELITARQPIEKGKYIVREVRLVMDKNDEEHYGLRELIDRNIRNSGTLIGFGRFLELAMQCVEESSADRPTMSEVVKAIETILQNDGLNTNSTSASSSATEFAASKVAPKHPYNDGLRKKEFNDSTGSFDYSGGYTVSAKIEPK, from the exons ATGCGGCTGCTGCTGCTCTTTCTGGCTTTCTGCTTCTCTGGAATTCATGTGATCTCTTCTTCTACACACCAAGATGATG CTAATGCACTCCAATCCTTGAGGCAGATATGGAGCAACGTTCCACCCAGCTGGGACAAGTCAAACGATCCATGTGGGGAGCGCTGGGAAGGCATCACTTGCAGCGGTTCGAGGGTGACTGCATT GGGATTATCAGGAATGAACGTGGAAGGAAAAATTGAAGGTGACATCGCGGGGCTCTCTGAGTTAAGATTTTT GGATCTTTCATTCAACAAACGCCTCACCGGTTCTCTCTCTCCACGATTAGGGGATCTGAGCAATCTAAACAACCT GATCCTAGCTGGTTGCAGCTTCAGTGGAACTATTCCAAGTGAATTGGGGAAACTTGGAGAGCTAACCTTCCT GGCTTTGAATACGAATAACTTCACCGGCAGTATACCTGCTTCTTTGGGTAATCTCTCCAACCTCTATTGGCTGGACCTGGCTGACAATCAGTTGACTGGACCTCTCCCAGTTTCAAGCAGCACTACCCCCGGCTTAGACCAACTGTTTAAGGCTCAACATTT CCATTTGAACCAGAACCAGCTTTCAGGTACCATTCCACCCACACTTTTCAGTTCCAAGATGATACTGATCCATGT ATTGTTTGATGGAAATAGATTCACTGGGACTATTCCATCAACAATATTTTCCGTTCAGACTCTCGAGGTTCT TCGGCTTGATAGAAATGCTCTGACGGGACCAGTCTCCTCAAGTATCTCCAACCTAATAAATCTCAGTGAATT AAATTTCGCGGTCAACAATTTGAACGGCTCTTTACCCGACCTAACTGGATTGAATGCCCTCCATTATGT AGACTTTAGTAACAACTCGTTTGATCCATCAGAAGCTCCGCTTTGGATCTCAACCTTGCCCTCTGTCACCACTAT CGTTTTAGAAAATGTAGCACTTCAAGGGACTGTGCCAGAGAGGATGTTCAGCAAACCGTCATTGCAGCAAGT GAAACTGAAAAACAATGCGTTTAACGGCACATTTAACATGGGTGATAACATCAGTCCGCAACTGACGCTTGTTGATCTGCGGAACAATAAGATTGAGAAAATAACTCTGGGTTATGAGTACAAAAATACATTAAT ACTGGTTGGGAACCCATTGTGCAATGAATCTAGCTCGAGTTCGTTCTGTCAGCCTCCACAATCAAATACAAAACCGTATGCTACTAGCACGGATTGTCCATCGATTAATTGCCCCGGGGGTCAGCAGCCAAGCCCGCAGAGTTGTCAATGTGGATATCCTTATGAAGGAACACTGGATTTCCGAGCGCCCTCTTTCGGGGAATTGACAAATATGACTCTGTTTCAATCCCTAGAAACGAGCCTATGGCTGCACCTTAACCTCACTCCCCATTCAGTGTCACTTAATAACCCTTTCTTCAACACCGATGACCATCTTCAAATAGATGTGGCTCTCTTTCCACCTACTGGAACATATTTTAATAGGTCTGAGATTATCAGGATTGGTTTTGACATGAGCAATCAGATTTACAAGCCGCCACACGGGTTTGGACCCTTCATTTTTATTGCAGCTCAATATAATTTCCCAG ACACGCATACAAGATCTATGAGCACTGGTGTTATTGTTGGGATATCAGTTAGTTGTCTCATTCTTGTTGTGGGCCTCGTGGTAGTAGGAATTTACGCCATTAGGCAAAAGAAACGTGCGGAAAGAGCCATTGGTTTAAGCAGACCTTTCG CTTCTTGGGTGCCAAGCGGAAATGATAGTGGCGGTGCACCACAGTTAAAGGGAGCAAGATGGTTTTCGTATGATGAGCTTAAGAAGTGCACCAATAATTTCTCTGACAGTAATGAGATAGGATCTGGCGGCTACGGGAAG GTTTACAGGGGCATGCTTTCTGATGGACAAGTGATAGCAATCAAAAGAGCCCAGCAAGGATCAATGCAGGGAGGCCTCGAGTTCAAGACTGAAATTGAGTTGCTCTCTCGCGTTCATCACAAAAATGTCGTTGGTCTTTGGGGATTCTGTTTCGAACAAGGAGAGCAGATGCTGGTTTACGAGTTTATGCCTAATGGAACACTTAGGGAAAGCTTGTCAG GGAGATCTGGTATTCATCTCGATTGGAAGAGGAGACTCCGAATCACTCTTGGCTCGGCAAGAGGACTGGCTTACCTACATGAGCTTGCAAATCCTCCTATAATTCACAGAGATGTGAAGTCCACCAATATTCTATTAGATGAACATTTAACGGCGAAGGTTGCAGATTTTGGCCTGTCGAAGCTCGTCAATGACAGCGGAAAAGGACATGTCTCGACTCAGGTCAAGGGAACAATG GGCTATCTGGATCCTGAGTACTACATGACTCAACAATTGACCGAGAAGAGCGATGTATACAGCTTTGGAGTCGTTATGCTTGAACTGATAACTGCTAGGCAGCCAATCGAGAAGGGAAAATACATTGTCCGCGAGGTACGATTGGTGATGGACAAGAATGACGAAGAGCATTACGGTTTGAGGGAGTTAATAGATCGAAACATTAGGAACTCAGGAACTCTTATTGGGTTTGGGAGGTTCTTGGAGCTAGCCATGCAATGCGTCGAAGAATCATCTGCAGATCGTCCCACGATGAGTGAAGTTGTGAAGGCTATCGAAACCATTCTGCAGAACGATGGTTTGAACACAAACTCAACATCGGCATCTTCATCAGCCACAGAGTTTGCAGCATCAAAAGTTGCTCCGAAACATCCCTACAACGATGGCTTGCGGAAAAAGGAATTCAATGACAGCACCGGCTCCTTTGATTACAGCGGTGGATACACTGTTTCAGCGAAAATCGAACCCAAGTAG
- the LOC137723692 gene encoding uncharacterized protein encodes MPPRKHCVSVVDATATAKAFGSASASGTSHLILTLQQQPEEEEEEEEGEGLVLIVVDLVLNRGNEIGLGGAGGAMKGGFAGGSYSGKRRWKGLVIGVLGLVFPSMLVPLLFLLGLHNGFHPPGYVPEQRNSPSGGGSKHVDDFVKNFTPTLSKVYFPLFCKKPEPFHAQEFHRATLFRA; translated from the exons ATGCCACCGAGGAAGCACTGCGTTTCAGTTGTTGATGCGACGGCGACCGCGAAGGCGTTTGGGAGTGCGAGTGCGAGTGGGACTTCGCATTTGATATTAACATTGCAACAACAaccggaggaggaggaggaagaagaagaaggagaaggattaGTGTTAATTGTGGTGGATTTGGTGCTTAATCGCGGCAATGAAATCGGATTAGGAGGGGCTGGCGGAGCAATGAAGGGCGGGTTTGCGGGCGGTAGTTATTCCGGGAAGCGGCGGTGGAAGGGGTTGGTGATTGGAGTGTTGGGTCTGGTTTTTCCTTCCATGCTCgttcctcttctcttccttctcGGCCTTCACAATGGCTTTCACCCGCCcg GATATGTACCAGAACAACGAAATTCGCCTTCA GGGGGTGGTTCGAAGCATGTAGATGATTTCGTGAAAAATTTCACACCAACCCTTTCAAAG GTTTATTTTCCGTTGTTTTGCAAGAAACCAGAGCCTTTCCATGCTCAAGAGTTCCACAG GGCCACTCTGTTTAGGGCTTGA